In Rhizobium rhododendri, a genomic segment contains:
- a CDS encoding (R)-mandelonitrile lyase — translation MDITRNGTTPSNKGPADWFTGTVRIDPMFAANDARRGSAGTVTFEPGARTAWHTHPLGQTLVVTAGLGRVQREGGPIEEIRPGDIVWFPPGEKHWHGASPTIAMTHIAIQEHVDGKVVDWMEHVMDHQYQG, via the coding sequence ATGGACATCACGAGAAACGGCACTACGCCCTCGAACAAAGGACCGGCAGACTGGTTCACGGGCACGGTGCGCATCGATCCCATGTTTGCAGCCAACGACGCCCGTCGCGGCTCGGCCGGAACGGTTACGTTCGAACCGGGTGCGCGCACGGCGTGGCATACACATCCGCTCGGCCAGACGCTTGTTGTGACGGCAGGCCTTGGACGCGTGCAGCGCGAAGGCGGCCCGATCGAGGAAATCCGTCCCGGGGACATCGTCTGGTTTCCACCGGGCGAGAAGCACTGGCATGGCGCCTCCCCAACGATCGCGATGACGCATATCGCGATCCAGGAGCATGTCGACGGCAAGGTGGTCGACTGGATGGAACACGTGATGGACCACCAGTACCAGGGGTGA
- a CDS encoding LysR family transcriptional regulator, producing MLRENVNDLLAFLVVARERSFTKAAAKLGVSQSGLSHTVRGLEERLGLRLLTRTTRSVAATPEGQRLLTMVGPRFEEIERELIALTDLREKPAGTIRITAEDFAIDHVLWPKLREVLHEYPDIKVEFVVDYGLVDIVAERFDAGVRLGEIVSQGMIAVRISPEQRMVVIGSPDYLELNPAPLVPQDLTHHNCINLRLPTRGGLYVWEFEKDKQELRVRVDGQMTCNGITQIRNMSIDGFGLGFIPEGLAAPEIEAGRLVEVLGDWCPYYPGYHLVYPSRRQSSAAFKVVVDALRDR from the coding sequence ATGCTGCGTGAGAATGTCAACGATCTGCTCGCGTTTCTCGTCGTCGCCCGTGAGCGTAGCTTCACCAAGGCTGCAGCGAAATTGGGCGTCTCGCAGTCGGGCCTGAGCCATACCGTCCGCGGCCTCGAGGAGCGTCTCGGCTTGCGCCTCCTGACGCGAACGACCCGCAGCGTTGCGGCCACGCCGGAAGGCCAGCGCCTGCTGACAATGGTCGGCCCGCGCTTCGAAGAGATCGAGCGCGAACTGATCGCGCTGACGGATCTGCGGGAGAAGCCTGCCGGAACCATCCGCATCACCGCAGAAGACTTTGCGATCGACCATGTTCTCTGGCCGAAGCTCCGAGAGGTGCTGCATGAGTATCCCGACATCAAGGTGGAGTTCGTCGTCGACTATGGCTTGGTCGACATCGTCGCCGAGCGCTTCGATGCTGGCGTCCGTCTCGGCGAGATCGTGTCACAGGGAATGATTGCGGTGCGGATCAGTCCGGAACAGCGAATGGTGGTTATCGGATCGCCGGATTATCTTGAGCTGAACCCCGCGCCACTGGTTCCACAGGATCTGACGCACCACAACTGCATCAATCTCCGCCTGCCGACCAGGGGCGGATTGTATGTCTGGGAGTTCGAGAAGGATAAGCAGGAGCTCCGGGTGCGGGTAGATGGCCAGATGACCTGCAACGGCATAACTCAGATCAGGAACATGTCGATCGATGGATTCGGTCTGGGCTTCATTCCCGAAGGGCTTGCCGCACCTGAGATCGAGGCAGGACGGTTGGTCGAGGTGCTGGGTGACTGGTGTCCTTATTATCCAGGAT
- a CDS encoding (R)-mandelonitrile lyase has translation MCHSDIHSVRSDWGPANYPLVPGGHVTFDPGARSAWHTHPAGQILIVTSGTGWVQEEGAEKRVMRPGDVIWCPPDVKHWHGATATTGVSHIAITNMKDGTNVAWMEKVSDEQYLD, from the coding sequence ATCTGCCATTCCGACATCCACTCCGTCCGCAGCGACTGGGGTCCGGCGAACTATCCCCTCGTTCCAGGCGGCCACGTTACATTCGACCCCGGCGCCCGCTCTGCTTGGCACACGCATCCCGCAGGCCAGATCCTGATCGTCACATCGGGGACGGGTTGGGTGCAGGAGGAAGGCGCTGAGAAGCGCGTCATGAGGCCGGGTGACGTCATCTGGTGCCCGCCCGACGTGAAGCATTGGCACGGTGCGACCGCAACGACTGGCGTCAGCCATATCGCCATCACCAACATGAAGGACGGCACGAACGTCGCCTGGATGGAGAAGGTCTCGGACGAGCAGTATCTCGACTGA
- a CDS encoding PQQ-dependent sugar dehydrogenase: MRYAMTLAGALVLVTALTSFKARAQDLRPVSPVSATSSSDWIAEVAAEGLDYPWEIQEADGRIWITEAAGNVVSIENGRLARHPVRTSDPIAREGGGGLLGMALPKDFDTSGIAYFYQTYRASGGLANKVIEARFDGNSWRETRVIIDGIPGHLLYNGGRVAIGPDGNLYVMTGQTENRHRPQGVSSLAGKVLRMTVDGKVPADNPFSGSYVYSLGHRNPQGLAWDPEGRMFVAEHGQSAHDEINLVLPGRNYGWPIIFGDEDRQGMERPLLHSGYQTWAPSGIVFAGTELLVATLVGKGLYAFDERAKTLNPIFTSGDRIRDVLPVGRDIYLITTNRSPRAEGPSEDRLLKLTRTP; encoded by the coding sequence ATGAGATATGCAATGACATTGGCCGGGGCACTCGTCCTGGTGACCGCTCTGACATCGTTCAAAGCTCGGGCTCAGGATCTTCGTCCAGTGTCGCCTGTTTCCGCCACATCCAGCTCGGACTGGATAGCCGAAGTCGCGGCCGAAGGATTGGATTACCCCTGGGAGATACAGGAGGCTGACGGTCGGATCTGGATCACGGAAGCCGCGGGCAACGTCGTGTCGATCGAAAACGGCCGCCTGGCACGGCACCCTGTGAGGACCTCGGATCCTATCGCCCGCGAAGGCGGCGGCGGTCTGCTCGGCATGGCGCTGCCGAAGGATTTCGACACGAGCGGCATCGCCTACTTCTACCAGACCTACCGGGCTAGCGGTGGACTCGCGAACAAGGTCATCGAGGCGCGCTTCGACGGAAACTCATGGCGCGAGACACGGGTTATTATCGACGGAATTCCCGGGCACCTTCTCTATAACGGCGGCCGGGTCGCCATCGGTCCGGATGGAAATCTCTATGTGATGACCGGACAGACGGAGAACCGCCACCGCCCCCAGGGTGTCTCGAGCCTGGCGGGAAAGGTCCTGCGCATGACGGTCGATGGAAAGGTCCCGGCCGACAATCCCTTTTCCGGCTCCTACGTCTATTCCCTCGGCCATCGAAACCCTCAGGGACTTGCCTGGGATCCTGAAGGTCGCATGTTTGTCGCGGAACACGGGCAGTCCGCCCATGACGAGATCAATCTGGTACTCCCCGGACGGAACTACGGATGGCCGATCATTTTCGGCGATGAAGATCGTCAGGGGATGGAGCGACCGCTCCTGCACTCCGGCTACCAGACCTGGGCACCGTCCGGCATCGTATTCGCGGGCACCGAACTGCTTGTCGCAACGCTCGTCGGCAAGGGACTGTACGCGTTCGACGAACGGGCGAAGACCCTCAACCCAATTTTCACATCCGGCGACAGGATCCGCGACGTTCTGCCCGTCGGCCGCGACATCTACCTCATCACCACCAATCGATCCCCGCGCGCCGAAGGCCCGTCGGAGGATC